Within the Gopherus flavomarginatus isolate rGopFla2 chromosome 8, rGopFla2.mat.asm, whole genome shotgun sequence genome, the region ACAGCCCTGGATTCTCTCATGCACTGAACATTTGAGTTatatttttcctcttcttcccGCCCCATTTAAGCAGATAAACAAGAGTCGACTGCTGCACACCGACACAAAAGTTTAAAATGGCAAGGACAGCAGAAGGTAAGAGTTCGTGTTCTGGCAGAGCATGGCCAGGGGATTGGCATGGCAGAGGGAGAAGAGCATGCCAGAAGGCTGCAGTTGGTGGCTCAGAATCCCACCAATatttcacaaaaataaaaacattacaaaagttaaaaaataattataataataataatagtaggtTGGGTTTGTCAGCCTCCTCCCTGCATAGGGTCTACGTCCTTGGCACGCCTACGCAAAGTGCTGCCACAAGCTGCTCATTCCTCAGGTGAGTGGAGGTTCTTCTCTAGGGCTCACAAGTTAATCCGACTCCTTGGACAATCCTGGACCAAAGCAACAACCGGCACAGCCCCAAACATAAGAATTCTTAACATAATATAGATAGAAAAGCTGAAAGGGACATCTCCAAAACAAGAGGGGGCAGAGTTTTGTGGTATCACCAGGGGCATCAGAGTGAGGAAAGGCACAGCGCCCACACACAATGGATGCTGCGCGCAGCTAGGGCCATATCACGGCTAGATGCGTCTAGAGCCAGGATGCAGTCTGAAGCAGGAGGAGGATGCTGAAGGCCCACCCTCGAGTCTTGGGATTACAAAAGCTGAGAACTACAAAACTAAATACAAAGGGGAAAACAGAGCGAGAGCGTGCGAGCGATCCACTATCTGGTGCGAGACCCTTGCGCTCCCCTGGTCTTGCCATGGGGTCCATTTCACTTCCTCCCTCACAGAGCGAGCACACTAGTGGGGAGAGCCAGCGGCTGCCCCCAGGGCCCTCAGCTCTCTAGTGCTCTTGCATTGGTAGGTTGCCGAGGCTGCTCCTCAGACCTTGTAGTAGATGTtggctgggctctgagggggCATCTCCTGGACAATGTAGACGGGGTGCCCATAGTCCCCGCTCACCTTCTCATAGTGAGGGCAGTAGTTATTTTCTGTAGTCCGTAAAGGGATGATGATATCGCTGGGTTCTGAACCTGCATTACCACTGCACTTGGGACTGGCCAAGGTGCTAAGGGACAAGGCTGCTGCCCGCTGCTGGGTGTGCTTCCGGTGCCGCTTGCGGATCTTGATCAGGAGGACAacaaggaagatgatgatgaggatgaaGATGACACAGCCAGCACCAATTGCAGCAAACACTGCCACCTTAGAGCTGAAGAATCCATCACTGCTACCTTGGGTGTTCTGCCCATCTTGGTTAACGGAGCCTGGGGCGTGAGGGAGAAAACAAGATGGATTAAACTGAGGAAATGACCTTCCTCCTCAAACATTTAGTCATCCTCCCTTCCACCTTGGGGAACCTGGGCTCTTTTCTTGCTTAAGCTACAAAAATAATTTACATGGTCTCAGCCTAATCCTCTTGCTCCACTTCAAAGACACCACACCCAATTTAGCAAGGGGGAGCTGCAAATCAGGGAGGAGGTACACTGGTAGAGCTTTGAGGAAGAAGCTTGTACGCCTACCAGCACTTGGCCCAGCTCCAAATTCACCCAtctgaaaaaggaaaaggaaactcAGTTCACTAATGTGCTGCAAGGGCAACTGAAAAGTAGCTATTATGGGATGGGACAGAAGAGAAGGTTAAGATACAAGACTGGACATAACCCAAGAGGCAGAGGAAGAGCGTTTACCAGTTGATTTGAGGGGATAGGGATTGAAGTTCAGTCTAAGGCTTGGTCTAAACTTAAAAGTTATGTCAACGTAGCTACAATGGtctagggtgtgaaaaaaaatcccTGACCAACAATTATGCTGACATAGCCCTCAGTGTAGACGCAACTATGTCGACAGCAGAGTGCTTCTGTCAATATAGCTAACATCATTCTGAGAGGTGGTTTTCCTACAACAAAAAACCCATCTGCCGGTGTAGGCTATGTCTAGCCTGGAAtagccccatagtgtagacatacctgtgtcagcatagggtatgtctaaactatGGAGCCTAACTACTTGGTTCCATACTACCCCCAGATTTGAGGGCACACCAAGGGGCTGGCAAGACCTCAAGGGCCCCCACTCTGCTGTATTTGCATCTCCAACCCTTACAGATGGTAGTCAGCAGCACAGCCCTTTCTCCGAGTGAACTGAGATAGCAGAGAAAACATCCCGGCTAGTGGGAGCATCAGACCCATTGATTCCAGGAGGAGGAATGGGTATATTCTGAAGGGACTCCAGCACAGCGGTGTCCACAGCGTATCTTCTTTCACTTTGCATGTACTGGGTTCCCCATCTACATAACCCCTATTACTCAGTCTCAAGAAGCAATGCAATCTCAGGATACGTTTACACTGCAAGTGAAGATGTGATCGTAGCACGGGTAAGAATACTCATGTTATCcaaactagctagattaaagctaacaatagcagtgcagacacagtggcacaggctagccacTAGAATAGAATATTTACTCAGGCTCCCTAGAGGGCCTGTACTCTGGTTGCTAGTTTGTGCTGAAGCCCATGCCACCAGGTCTACACAGCGAttgttagctttaatctagccaGCACAAGTAATGCAGGTGTGCCTGCTCATTCTACAATCACAGCTTcactggcagtgtagacataccgtaagAGAGAAACCTTGGACACTCTCAGACATTGTCGTCCCATTGTTGCCCCCTTTCCTCACCCTAATCTTACATCCTCTCTTTTCACATTTTCCTGACTGGCCTGGAGACAGATGGCTGTTCATATCCAGTCCGTAATCAGAATGAACTCCAGgagtccctgctccccccagaAGACTACAGAGCTCTACTGAAAGTGGGTTCTGATGCTGTAGACCTGCCATATCCTGTAACTGCCCCTCAcctccctctaaccccctgtccaAGGCAGCTCCAGACCCCTGAGGGGAGTAGTTTGGCTGCCTGTCTATATCACAGATGGAGAAACAAGCAGTTttcccccacttcatcagattccatttctctctctcagcagGGACAGGAACTCAGGAAACCACCTTCAAAGGCCTTTCACCCAGGCATGGCTCAAAAATCCAGGCAACCTCTATTCTTCCAATACCTCCAACTCTGCCTCAACAAACTGTCAAACAACCACCAATACAGAGGACAGCAACAGGAGAGTGCTAAAGGAAAACTCCCCCTGCTTAAGACAATGGGGAGCTGAAAAGGCAGCTCCAGGAACTATCCTTCGGAGTCCAAGTCCATTCTGCCACTGTTCTGGACTTTGGCAGCATCTCACTGTCTATGCTCCTACCAAACAGAGGCTGAGCAGTGACATCAAGAGATGCCTGGTGAGGGAACCCCAGATGAGGAGTTTACAGGAATCTGTGCAGAGAGCTTGCAGATGTCTGATCTAACTCCCTGCTCTAAGGTATCTCGATTTCCCTGGACTCTTAGAACTGAACTGGGCTTGGCTCCTCTGGCAAACAGTAGCTGGTCCCAGCCCCACTTCCCTGGCCCCACTAAAAGCACTACtgtttttcctctctttcctAAAATGCACAGACAAACCTACCTGGCTTCCCAGGATCCTCCACCACAGGGACCTTGTGGCGTGGACTCTGTGTGGCTATTTTCACTGTATTGTCAGATTCCTTGCTGGGTCGACTGGTTGTGAGCTGCTCTGGGATCACAGCATTTGGATCTGTGAAAAAGAAAGACTGGATGACAAATCTGCTTCCAGGCGCTAGATTACAACATCAAGAGCTGTAGCTCTTCCTCCACCGTCAGTCGCTTAAACATCACTCCTTACCCCGGTATCTGAGGGCCTATGTCAAATGATGTTCAGAAAGGTGTTGCAGCACAGCACTGTATGTGCATAAGTGCATTGCGGCAGGTGTCTGGGCTGGCCCTGTGCAAGAGCTACATGCTTGTATGGGCAGGAGGAAGGAATCCGAGGCACAGGGGCAAGGGATTGATGGGTAAGAGTGGGAGGCTTGGTAAAGAGGCTTAGGAACACTGGGTACATTTCCCTACTATGTATGGAGGGGCAAGCATTCCCCTTGGTTTTAAACATGCACTCTGGTTCTCGCGTCCCCCAGCTCCAACGCTGAGTGCTAGGCTAACCACACAGAAAAAGGGCCAGAGGGAACCAGAGTGATACAAGGCTTCTCTCCCTTGTTCAAACAACCAGTGTCCAGGACTCTGGGTCTGAATTGCCCCTTGTGTTCTATTGcaccagcaagcatgattcctgGAGGCCGGCACAGGTCCTGCCTTGGTTCTGCATTCGAGGCACTTCCTTTTAACTAGAGGATGTGTGATGGTTTGAGGTTAAGTCCCACATTTGAACGTCATTCTctaatcaggtttcagagtggtagctgtgttagtctgtatcagcaaaaacaacgaggagtccttgtggcaccttagagactaacacagtcatttaggcataagcttttgtggtctagaacccacttcatcagatgcatggagtggaaaatacaggagcaggtataaatacatgagaggatgggggttgctttaccaagtgtgaggtcagtctaatgagataaatcaattaacagcaggataccaagagaggaaaaataacttttgaagtggtaagagagtggcccagcttcattttggagtctgtttttgaagttttttttgttgaagaattgccacttttaggtctgttattgagtgaccagagagactgaagtgctctcctattggtttttcaatgttatgattcctgatgtcagatttgtgtccatttattctattgcatagagactgtctggtttggccaatgtacatggcagagaggcactgctggcacataTCACGTTGGAGATGTGCAGGCGAATGAGCCCcagatggcgtggctgatgtggttaggtcctatgatggtgtccaaaaacagactccaacatgaagctgcagaactggaattaatctgcaaactggataccatcagattaggcctgaataaagactgggagtggttgggtcattacaaaacctaaacttaatctccccaatactaatttctccctactgttactcacaccttcttgtcaactgtctgtaatgggtcactctcttaccactacaaaagttatttttcctccctctgtatcctgctgttaattgatttatctccttagactgacctcacatgtggtaaagcaacccccatcctttcatgtatttatatctgctcctgtattcttcacttcatgcatccgatgaagtgggttctacaccacgaaagcttatgcccaaataagtctgttagtctctaaggtgccacaaggactcttcgttATTTTTATTCTCTAATCAGTCTCTGTGGTCTCCTCCACATTACCCCTTTATGAAGGGAATGCTCTCCCTGAATGAATTTGTAAGGCTATTACTGTTTCCTCCTTCTAATCCCTCCACTAGACTCACCTCTGCTGTGACACTCACAAGAAACTAACCAggcaacaataatttagttagaAGTCAAGAAGAGTGATGTGACTGAAATGTAAGACAACTCAGAACCATCACGACCCCCAAGTTGTGCAAGTCACTAACCTAAGGTGAGGCATGATCTTATCTTCATTATGCTCCTCCCTCACCTCATCTCATCCTCCATTACATTCAGTAATTGTTTACAGGGAGGGCTCTGAGGCAACACTGTATTTTCATGCGTGCACAaggcacccagcacaatggggccccaatcccatTTGAGGATTCTCGGTGTGACCACAATACAGCATAGTATCAGCTGCCTCACAGATCGACAGAGGGTGGTGGACGGTGGTTTCACACAGGCACCCCTTCCCAAGAGCAATACATGTTAAAAGGTAAGACTGAAAACTAGATTGCGTTTCTCAAGAACACTCAAACATTTCTCCTGAACTCTGTCCGGAACCCAGCTCTGCCTGGAGGGTTCTGCACCTCACAGGGCTGGCCTAGGAAGCCAAGGGGTTACATGCTGCAGAAGGAGGCCTGGACTGGCCCATATCTACCCCTGGGGTAACATTACAGACTTTAGAGGGCTACACCAGACATGAAACGGGCCCACTGTGTTCCACACATGTCAAAGGTGACCAAATGGAGATGAAGAGAGGAGCAGCTCAGAGTTTTGCGGGAAGAGTGTGTGCAAGGGAGGGTGCGGGAAAGTAAGGAGTCAGATCCTTCCTATCTGTTGCCAGAATGCA harbors:
- the EFNB1 gene encoding ephrin-B1, whose translation is MALPEGRPSLCKWLLGVLLAMCRLAAPLAKNLEPVSWSSANSKFVAGKGLVIYPEIGDKLDIICPKAELSRPYEYYKLYLVKREQAESCSTVMDPNVLVTCNRPEKEIRFTIKFQEFSPNYMGLEFQRQQDYFITSTSNGTLEGLENREGGVCQTRSMKIVMKVGQDPNAVIPEQLTTSRPSKESDNTVKIATQSPRHKVPVVEDPGKPGSVNQDGQNTQGSSDGFFSSKVAVFAAIGAGCVIFILIIIFLVVLLIKIRKRHRKHTQQRAAALSLSTLASPKCSGNAGSEPSDIIIPLRTTENNYCPHYEKVSGDYGHPVYIVQEMPPQSPANIYYKV